TCGGTCCTGGCCGCAACGCTCGTCGAACAACGCGCCTGCATTCTTGAATTCGCCCAATTCAACCAAAATTACCGTATCCCGTGCACGGTCGGCGCGCTGGCGGCCGACGACCCGTCCTTCGTGGCGACGTTCTGGCACAATTGCCTGTTCAACTCCTCTTTGCCCGGCGACGTTTCGATCCTCTCCTTCGAACCGGACTGGCCGGCCGCCGCCGCCGATCCGCCCACAATCTGAGGCACCGGCAAGGTCTTTCAAAACTTCCGATAGGCCGTGTTCAACGCCACCATCGGGTGGTTCGGCGACATTTGGAACTTGATCAGCAGTTCGCGCGCCACCATGTCGCGGTCCTGCTGGTTGTCGGGCAACTCCATTTCCTCGGGGATGGTCACCCAGCCGTTGATGTTGCGATCGAACACCGCCGGGCGGCCTTCCTCATAGCCCATGTGTACGTCTTCCAGCCAATTGAGGTCGTCCCACCCCATCACCTCCAGGTATTTGGTGAGAAAGGGCGTGATGCGGTCGTAATCGGGCACCAAATTGACGTCGTAGCGATAGCCGATGTGCTGGCCGATTTCCTTTTCGCGCGCGCTGTCGAGGCCGTCGCCCTTGAGGTAACGGTCGACATCGTCCCGGGTCTCGTCGGTCATGGCGCTGTCCTCCTAGAGATGGTGATAGTCGTCGACGCCGACGGTGTATTCGGTGCCCGCCAGCGGCACGCCGGCGATCGCCGAGGCCTCCATGGTCAAGGCGGCGAGGTCCTCGGGCTCGAGGGAGTGGACGTTGGTCTTGCCGCAGGCGCGGGCCATCATCTGGCATTCGATGGTCAGCGTATGGAGGAAGTTATAGACCCGCTCGGCAGCCGCATCGGGATCGAGCCGCTGGCGCAGGACGGGGTCCTGGGTCGCCACCCCGACCGGGCAGCGCCCGGTATGGCAGTGGTAGCAGAACCCGGCCTCGACCCCCATTTCCTTCTCGTAGTCGGCCTCGGGGATATCCTTGTTGCAGTTGAGCGCCATCATCGCCGAATGGCCGATCGCAATGGCGTCGGCACCGAGCGCCAGCGCCTTGGCGATATCGCCCCCGTTGCGGATGCCGCCGGCATAGATCAGCGAGATCTCGCCGCGCTTGCCGAGGTCGTCGATGGCGCGCCGCGCCTGACGGATCGCCGCCATGCCGGGAACCCCGGTCTCTTCGGTGGCGAGATGCGGGCCGGCGCCGGTCGAGCCTTCCATACCGTCGATATAGATGCTGTCGGGATCGCATTTGACGGCCATGCGAACGTCGTCATAGACGCGGGCCGCGCCGAGCTTGAGCTGGATCGGAATCTGCCAGTCGGTGGCCTCGCGAATCTCCTCGATCTTGAGCGCCAGGTCGTCGGGTCCGAGCCAATCCGGATGGCGCGCCGGCGAGCGCTGATCGATGCCGGCCGGCAGCGACCGCATCTCGGCGACCTGGTCGGTCACCTTCTGGCCCATCAGGTGGCCGCCGAGGCCGACCTTGCAGCCCTGGCCGATAAAGAATTCGCAGCCGTCGGCGAGCCGCAGATGGTGCGGGTTGAAGCCATAGCGCGACTGGATGTTCTGATAGAACCACTTGACCGAATAGCGGCGCTCGTCGGGGATCATGCCACCTTCGCCGGAACAGGTGGCAGTACCCGCCATCGTGGCGCCACGGGCTAGTGCGGTCTTGGCCTCGTAGCTAAGGGCGCCGAAGCTCATGCCGGTGATATAGACCGGGATGTCGAGCACCATCGGCCGCTTGGCGCGCGCCCCGATGACTGTCTTAGTCTCGCATTTCTCGCGATAGCCCTCGATGACGAAGCGGGTCAAGGTTCCGGGCAGGAAGGTGAGATCGTCCCAATGGGGAATCTTCTTGAACAGCGAAAAGCCGCGCATGCGGTAACGGCCGAGCTCGGCCTTGACGTGGATATCGTCGATGACCTCGGGCGTGAAGATCTTGCTTTGTCCGAGAATGTCCCGGTTGCGTTTCGAGTTGGTGGTATCGGTTTGCGTCGCCATGGGTGCCGTCCTTTGTCCGCGTCGCCCCCGGTCAGAGGACGATCTTCTTTTCCGTTGGCTCGAGATTGTCGTAGTTCCACAGCTGCTTACCGGCGACGATCTTGGTGAAATGGTCGACGCCTTTGTCGGGCAGCAGGTCATACATCTTGAGCTTGCGCGTCAGCCATGCGCGTTCGACGTCGTCCATTTCCCCGGGCACCGCATCGACGCCGAGATCCTTGATCTCGCCGCCGACATAGATGGTGCCGTCATACATCGAATCGCCCAGATTCTTGCCGGCGTTGCCGCAGACGATCATCCGCCCACGCTGCATCATGAACCCGGAGAAGGCACCGGTATCGCCGCCGACGATAATGGTCCCGCCCTTCATGTCGATCCCGGTGCGCGAACCGACGCTGCCGCGGCAGACCAGATCGCCGCCGCGCAGGGCGGCGCCGAAGGTCGAGCCCGCGTTCTTTTCGATGATCACCGTGCCGGCCATCATGTTCTCGGCGCACGACCAGCCGACGCGGCCCTGGATACGCACATTCGGCCCGTCGATCAGGCCGATGCCGAAATAGCCCAAGCTGCCCTCGAATATCAGGTTCAGCCGGTTGAGGATGCCGACACCCAGCGAATGCTTGGCGCCCGGGTTCTTGACCACGATGGTGCCGTGGCCGTCATTCATCAACTCGCGGATTTTCTGATTGATGGCATTCGAATCCAAATCCTGGGCGTCGAACTCGGCGCGCTTGTTGAAGTCGACGCCGGGGGCGTCCGGATAAACGAAACTTTCGCCTTCCTCGGGCGAGAAGAAGGTCTGCTGGGTGCGGCCGGCGAGCTGCTCGGTGTGCATCCCCATGTCGTGGGAGACGTGCTCCCGATCGCTTACGCCTGCCATACCCGAACCTCCTCGTCGTAAGGATCGTAGGTGTCGATCTCGTGCGGGATGATGGCGCGGATCGCGACCTCCTCCGAGGCCAGGGCGACCAGATCGTCGCTCTCGTAGAGCACCATCGGCTTGGCCGCCATCGTGTCCTTGGCCATGCCGAGACGGTCCTTGGTCGCGACCACATAGGTGAAGACGCCGTCGATTTCCTCGATCGACTGGCGCAGCGAATCCTCGAGCGAGTGGCCGTTGTCGAGCTTGTCGGCGGTGTAGACCGCGAGCAGCTCGGAATCGCAGCTCGACACGAAGCGGTGGCCGCGGCGTTCCATCTCGCGGCGCATGATCCAGTAGTTGGTGATCTGGCCGTTATGGACCACCGAAATGTCGTTGTAGGGATAGGCCCAATAGGGATGGGCCGAGCGGATATCGACATCCGATTCGGTCGCCATTCGGGTGTGGCCGATGGCATGGGTGCCGGTGAACCCGTTCAGACTGTATTGATTCGACACCACGGTGGCGTCGCCGAGATCTTTGATCAGTTCGAGGGCGTTGCCGACCGACAGGATCTCTGCGCCTTCGACATCCTCGATGAACTCGGCCAGCCGCTTGAGGTCGCCGTCGAAGCGGACGCGATAGCGGTAGGCGTATTCGGTGGCCTCCTCGGCGGCGACGATTTCCCCGCCCATCTCGAGGATGCGCTCGTCGACCAGCGCGCGGCGGGCCCGGATCTCGTGGTGAATCTTGAACCCGGTGGCCAAGTCCTCCTGCTCGGCGACCTTGAAACGGATCACGTATTCGCCCGGTCCGGGAACGCCGTAGACGGCGAACCCGGTCGAATCGGGCCCTCGATGCCTCAGCGACTGAAGCATGGCGGTCATCTCGGAACCGATGTCCGAGGTGTTGCCGCGGTGGATGAGTCCGGCAATGCCACACATGGCTTGTCCTTCTCCTCAATGAACCCGTGCCGCAACTACGGCAGGCAGTCCCAATAGGACTCGAGGTCCCAATTGGTGACGGTGTGATTGAATCTTTCCCACTCGTCCCGCTTGTAGTGCGTGAACACCCGGTACATTTCGTCCGGCATGGCTTGCTTGATGACCTCGTCCTTGTCGAGCGCATTCAGGGCGTCGCCGAGGGACATGGGCAGTCTCTTGACCTGCTTGCCGGCCTCCATCGCCTCGTAGATGTTGCGCTCTTCCGGCTCGCCCGGATCTATGTCGCGCTCCATGCCGTCGCCGAAGGCCTGCAGAAGCGCGGCCCCCATCAGGTAGGGATTGACCATGGAATCGACCGAGCGGTACTCGAAGCGGCCGGGGGCGGAAATGCGCAGCGCACAAGTCCGGTTCTGATAGCCCCAATCGGCGAAGACCGGCGCCCAGAATCCGGTGTCCCAAAGCCGCCGGTAGGAGTTGACGGTCGAGGAGCCGATGGCGGTCAAGGCGTCCAAGTGTTCCATCACGCCGCCAACGCACTGCAGGCCGACCGGGCCGGGCTTGCGTTCGTCGATGCTCGGGTCCGGCAGAAACAGGTTCTTGCCACCCTCGCGATAGGTGAAGGCATCTTCCAACCCCGGTAGGGACTCGTGGCCGAGCGGGTTGAGACGATCTTCACCGCCCGTCCACAGTGATACGTTGTGATGGCAGCCCGAGGCGGAAACACCCATGAACGGCTTCGACATGAAGCAGGCGATCAGCCCGTGCTCGCGGGCCGCCTGGGCACAAATCTGCCGATAGGTTGTGAGCCGATCGCTGTTGCGGAGTACGTCGTCGAACATCCAGTTGAGCTCGAGCTGGCCCGGCGCGTCCTCGTGGTCGCCCTGGATCATGTCGAGGCCCATAGCGCGTGCGTATTCCAGCACCGTCATGAACACCGGGCGCAGGCTTTCGAATTGATCGATGTGGTAGCAATTCGGCTTGGAGAATCCGCCGTCAGGCAGTCCGTCCTCGCCTTTCTTCAGCCACATCATCTCGGGCTCGGTACCGGCCCTCAGATGCATGCCGCCGTATTTCTCCTGGAACTGCTGGTGGAGGATGCGAAGATTGCCGCGGCAATCCGAGGTCAGGTGGCCGCCCGGATTTATCGGTTCCTCGCGATTGCGGAAGCAGGTGCAGTAGACCCTTCCGACCCGCTTGTCCCAAGGGATCTGCACGAAGGTCTCGGGATCGGGGATACCGACCAACTCCGACGATTCCGGTCCGTAGCCGATATAGTGGCCGTGGCGGTCGACGAACAGGTTGGCGGTCGAACCGTAAACGAGCTGGAACCCCCTTTCGGCGATCCGCTCCCAGTGATCGGCCGGAATGCCCTTGCCGACGATGCGGCCGGTGACCGAGACGAACTGGAAGTAGATATAGGTGATACCGAGCTCGTTGATCTTCGCCCGCACCTGCTTGACCAGTTCGTCGCGGCCCTCTTGTTCGACATGAGCTTGCAGTTCGGTCATCGCATGTCCCCTCTGTCGTTATCGAATACAAGGTCTGCACAGCAGACCAACTGAATACCAATTATCGCGCCGGCCACGGCCCTCAACTCCACGGGAACGGGCTGTGGCTGACCGGGTGCAACTTGCCCTCGGCGTAGCGCGAGAAACGAAACGGTTCGAGCATGGCGCTGGTCTCGCCGAGCACTTCGTCGGCGACCAGCTTGCCGACCCCGATCATCTTGAAGCCGTGGTTGGAATCGGCGATCACATAGACATTTTCGCGGAACACGTCGAACACCGGAAAGCTGTCCGGCGTGAACGCGCCGATCCCGCCCGACGGCTCGTTCTTGTAGTACTTGGTCTGGCCCTCGAAGCGCTTCTGGCAGTGGGCCAGCGCCGAGCACCACATATGGATGAAGGTGTCGTCGACGATGAAATCGGGCGAGTCCGGTCCATAGGGATCGACGGCCACGTCGCCGGCCGCGCGATCG
This is a stretch of genomic DNA from Alphaproteobacteria bacterium. It encodes these proteins:
- a CDS encoding FMN-binding glutamate synthase family protein, yielding MATQTDTTNSKRNRDILGQSKIFTPEVIDDIHVKAELGRYRMRGFSLFKKIPHWDDLTFLPGTLTRFVIEGYREKCETKTVIGARAKRPMVLDIPVYITGMSFGALSYEAKTALARGATMAGTATCSGEGGMIPDERRYSVKWFYQNIQSRYGFNPHHLRLADGCEFFIGQGCKVGLGGHLMGQKVTDQVAEMRSLPAGIDQRSPARHPDWLGPDDLALKIEEIREATDWQIPIQLKLGAARVYDDVRMAVKCDPDSIYIDGMEGSTGAGPHLATEETGVPGMAAIRQARRAIDDLGKRGEISLIYAGGIRNGGDIAKALALGADAIAIGHSAMMALNCNKDIPEADYEKEMGVEAGFCYHCHTGRCPVGVATQDPVLRQRLDPDAAAERVYNFLHTLTIECQMMARACGKTNVHSLEPEDLAALTMEASAIAGVPLAGTEYTVGVDDYHHL
- a CDS encoding GXGXG motif-containing protein, translated to MAGVSDREHVSHDMGMHTEQLAGRTQQTFFSPEEGESFVYPDAPGVDFNKRAEFDAQDLDSNAINQKIRELMNDGHGTIVVKNPGAKHSLGVGILNRLNLIFEGSLGYFGIGLIDGPNVRIQGRVGWSCAENMMAGTVIIEKNAGSTFGAALRGGDLVCRGSVGSRTGIDMKGGTIIVGGDTGAFSGFMMQRGRMIVCGNAGKNLGDSMYDGTIYVGGEIKDLGVDAVPGEMDDVERAWLTRKLKMYDLLPDKGVDHFTKIVAGKQLWNYDNLEPTEKKIVL
- a CDS encoding glutamine amidotransferase; its protein translation is MCGIAGLIHRGNTSDIGSEMTAMLQSLRHRGPDSTGFAVYGVPGPGEYVIRFKVAEQEDLATGFKIHHEIRARRALVDERILEMGGEIVAAEEATEYAYRYRVRFDGDLKRLAEFIEDVEGAEILSVGNALELIKDLGDATVVSNQYSLNGFTGTHAIGHTRMATESDVDIRSAHPYWAYPYNDISVVHNGQITNYWIMRREMERRGHRFVSSCDSELLAVYTADKLDNGHSLEDSLRQSIEEIDGVFTYVVATKDRLGMAKDTMAAKPMVLYESDDLVALASEEVAIRAIIPHEIDTYDPYDEEVRVWQA
- a CDS encoding glutamine synthetase; the encoded protein is MTELQAHVEQEGRDELVKQVRAKINELGITYIYFQFVSVTGRIVGKGIPADHWERIAERGFQLVYGSTANLFVDRHGHYIGYGPESSELVGIPDPETFVQIPWDKRVGRVYCTCFRNREEPINPGGHLTSDCRGNLRILHQQFQEKYGGMHLRAGTEPEMMWLKKGEDGLPDGGFSKPNCYHIDQFESLRPVFMTVLEYARAMGLDMIQGDHEDAPGQLELNWMFDDVLRNSDRLTTYRQICAQAAREHGLIACFMSKPFMGVSASGCHHNVSLWTGGEDRLNPLGHESLPGLEDAFTYREGGKNLFLPDPSIDERKPGPVGLQCVGGVMEHLDALTAIGSSTVNSYRRLWDTGFWAPVFADWGYQNRTCALRISAPGRFEYRSVDSMVNPYLMGAALLQAFGDGMERDIDPGEPEERNIYEAMEAGKQVKRLPMSLGDALNALDKDEVIKQAMPDEMYRVFTHYKRDEWERFNHTVTNWDLESYWDCLP